GCGATTGAAGATACAGGCGCAATTCTCAGCAGCATGAGATTGGTAAAAAGTGAAGCTGAGTTGGAATTGATGCGTCAAGCAGCTGCGATCGCTATTGAAGCACATAATCATGCTCTGAAATTTACCGCACCGGGACGTTATGAGTATGAAGTTCAGGCAGAAATAGAACACATTTTCCGGTTGCGGGGTGCAATGGGGCCAGCCTATCCTTCCATTGTCGCTTCGGGTGTGAATGCTTGCGTCTTGCACTATATAGAGAATCAGCGCCAAATGCAGGATGGCGAATTACTGCTGATTGATGCTGGTTGTGCCTATGGCTATTACAACTCCGATATTACCCGGACATTTCCGGTAGGTGGTAAGTTTACACCAGAACAAAAGATATTGTATGAGATTGTTTTAGAAGCTCAGAAAAAAGCGATCGCGCAAGTTCAACCGGGTAATCCCTTCAATTTAGTTCACGATACAGCCGTGCGCGTCCTTACAGAAGGCTTAGTAGAAGTTGGTATCCTCAAGGGCGAAGTTGATAAGTTAATTGAGGAAGAAAAATATAAGCCCTACTATATGCACCGTACAAGTCATTGGCTAGGCTTGGATGTTCATGATGTCGGTGTTTATCAGCATGGTGAAAACCCCCAGATTTTACAACCAGGACAAATACTGACGGTAGAACCTGGATTGTATATTGTGCCAGATACCAAACTTGCAGAAGACCAACCTCAAACCGATCCGCGTTGGGTGGGGATTGGGATTCGCATTGAAGATGATGTGTTAGTAACCAGCACCGGACATGAAGTGTTAACGGCTGGAGTTCCCAAAGAAGTGGATGAAGTTGAAAGATAACTCCCAATTTACAGCAGTTTTCTCATATTTCAACCATATCTATCGTAGGGGCACAGCACTGCTGTGCCCGTAGATCTGTAACGCTTCTTCAGTTTTCCTCCGGTTCCAGCAATTCCCAAATCAGG
The genomic region above belongs to Calothrix sp. NIES-2098 and contains:
- a CDS encoding metallopeptidase, whose product is MQAEYQKRRQQLMSKLGNGTAIFRSAPMAVMHNDVEYTYRQDSDFFYLTGFNEPQAVAVLAPNHPEHQFVLFVQPKDREKEVWTGYLCGVDAAKELYGADEAYPIHELDEKLPQYLEKADRIYYHLGRDRTFNDTVLKHYQSLLRTYPKRGTGPIAIEDTGAILSSMRLVKSEAELELMRQAAAIAIEAHNHALKFTAPGRYEYEVQAEIEHIFRLRGAMGPAYPSIVASGVNACVLHYIENQRQMQDGELLLIDAGCAYGYYNSDITRTFPVGGKFTPEQKILYEIVLEAQKKAIAQVQPGNPFNLVHDTAVRVLTEGLVEVGILKGEVDKLIEEEKYKPYYMHRTSHWLGLDVHDVGVYQHGENPQILQPGQILTVEPGLYIVPDTKLAEDQPQTDPRWVGIGIRIEDDVLVTSTGHEVLTAGVPKEVDEVER